From Corvus cornix cornix isolate S_Up_H32 chromosome 17, ASM73873v5, whole genome shotgun sequence, the proteins below share one genomic window:
- the AIF1L gene encoding allograft inflammatory factor 1-like has product MAAPRRPSGGGLRRAPQDGRLDEINKEFLCDPKFSDEKDLEEKLAVFKEKYMEFDLNNQGEIDLMSVKRMMEKLGAPKTHLELKKMISEVTGGVSDTISYQDFVNVMLGKRSAVLKLVMMFEGKANESNPKPSGPPPERDIASLP; this is encoded by the exons ATGGCGGCTCCGCGCCGGCCGAGCGGCGGGGGGCTGCGGAGGGCCCCGCAGGACGGGCGGCTGGACGAGATCAACAAG gAATTTCTCTGTGACCCAAAGTTCAGTGATGAAAAAGACCTGGAGGAGAAGTTGGCAGTGTTTAAAG AGAAATACATGGAGTTTGACCTGAACAACCAAGGCGAGATTG ATTTGATGTCTGTCAAAAGGATGATGGAGAAGTTGGGGGCTCCGAAGACCCACCTAGAACTGAAGAAGATGATCTCTGAGGTGACTGGAGGGGTCAGTGACACCATCTCGTACCAGGATTTTGTCAACGTGATGCTTGGGAAACgctctgctgtgctgaaacT GGTCATGATGTTTGAAGGAAAAGCCAATGAAAGCAACCCAAAACCTTCTGGTCCACCTCCAGAGAGAGACATAGCCAGCCTCCCTTGA